A part of Arachis hypogaea cultivar Tifrunner chromosome 12, arahy.Tifrunner.gnm2.J5K5, whole genome shotgun sequence genomic DNA contains:
- the LOC112728408 gene encoding F-box protein At4g00755-like, translating into MSEVKNKLDLLQRLGPDMSIKVLTHLDPCDLVRVSTLSRSWHQFVIENGLCKHLCLKMFPELSGVRHVIEVENMIEPVSNMLGSSSNWEYLKRNHKVYAFLACGLSPSISRNCISSAVSASSYNKIREENDVNTLDPRDTSYWSSEGKSDPSVPETLEYMLTSKLCLITEIHVQPFQAYSAKAVRFRMGRARYATKLELSEMCELDFFFADKIFGGPQWTYTSPEFAMLQENCLQKFKLLEPVLCIGDVLQVELLGRVQKKEMDQLFYICISHVQAVGRPLLPAFDVEIDHPSGKCRLKCMSPTRRGASSSHS; encoded by the exons ATGTCTGAAGTGAAAAACAAACTGGATTTATTGCAACGGCTTGGACCAGACATGTCAATAAAGGTTCTCACTCATTTGGACCCTTGTGACCTTGTCCGCGTTTCGACTCTTTCCCGTTCTTGGCACCAATTTG TTATTGAAAATGGCCTTTGCAAGCATCTTTGCTTGAAAATGTTTCCTGAACTATCTGGTGTTAGACATGTCATCGAGGTAGAGAACATGATTGAACCAGTGAGTAACATGCTTGGAAGTTCTTCGAATTGGGAATATCTCAAGAGAAATCATAAAGTCTATGCGTTCCTAGCATGTGGTCTCAGTCCTTCTATCAGCAGAAATTGCATCTCGAGTGCCGTAAGTGCATCCAGCTACAATAAGATCCGCGAAGAAAATGATGTGAATACGTTGGACCCTCGAGATACATCGTACTGGTCTAGTGAAGGGAAAAGTGATCCTTCTGTACCAGAGACTTTAGAATATATGCTAACTTCCAAACTATGTCTAATCACTGAGATTCATGTGCAGCCATTCCAAG CATATTCAGCAAAAGCTGTCCGATTCCGAATGGGCCGTGCAAGATACGCGACAAAGTTAGAGTTATCAGAGATGTGtgaacttgattttttttttgctgataAAATATTTGGGGGTCCTCAATGGACATATACTTCACCTGAATTTGCAATGTTGCAA GAAAACTGCTTGCAGAAATTCAAGCTACTTGAACCTGTTCTGTGCATTGGAGATGTGCTTCAAGTTGAGCTGCTGGGCAGAGTTCAAAAGAAAGAAATGGATCAATTATTTTACATATG CATCTCTCATGTTCAAGCCGTCGGACGGCCACTTTTGCCAGCATTTGATGTCGAAATAGACCATCCATCAGGAAAGTGTAGATTGAAGTGTATGTCTCCAACAAGAAGAGGCGCCTCGAGCAGTCATTCATGA
- the LOC112728412 gene encoding uncharacterized protein: protein MENNNNNNNNAMIREWFDRVDSNKTGTITAPQLKSALAVGNLEFPLSVVEQMIKMYDFDRNGTMSFEEFVALNKFLIKVQHAFSDLERGRGFLVLDDVFEALVKIGFTLDSPAFYSACASFDQSKSGKFRLDVFISLCIFLQSARNLFNSFDTAKQGRITLDLNQFVYCTSNCRI from the exons ATggagaacaacaacaacaacaataacaacgcTATGATTCGTGAATGGTTCGACAGAGTTGACTCTAACAAAACTGGAACCATAACTGCTCCCCAACTCAAG AGTGCTTTAGCGGTTGGAAACCTGGAATTTCCACTCTCAGTTGTTGAGCAGATGATCAA GATGTATGATTTTGATAGGAATGGTACTATGAGCTTTGAAG AATTTGTTGCACTCAACAAGTTCCTTATTAAG GTTCAACATGCATTTTCTGATCTTGAGAG GGGTCGTGGCTTTCTTGTCCTTGATGACGTTTTTGAG GCATTGGTAAAGATTGGCTTCACGCTGGATTCTCCTGCATTTTACTCTGCCTGTGCG AGCTTTGATCAAAGTAAAAGTGGGAAGTTTAGACTGGATGTCTTCATATCACTTTGTATATTCTTACAATCAGCAAG GAATCTGTTTAATTCATTTGATACTGCAAAACAAGGAAGAATTACTCTTGATCTGAACCAGTTTGTATATTGTA CTTCCAATTGTAGAATATGA
- the LOC112728415 gene encoding transcription initiation factor TFIID subunit 10, with amino-acid sequence MNPNHNPQSSDGGRHDDDTALTEFLASLMDYTPTIPDELVEHYLAKSGFQSPDLRLTRLVAVATQKFVAEVAGDALQHCKARQATIPKDKRDRQQKDKRLVLTMEDLTKALHDYGVNVRHQEYFADSPSTGMDPATRDE; translated from the exons ATGAACCCTAACCATAATCCACAATCAAGCGATGGAGGGAGGCATGATGACGATACTGCACTCACCGAGTTTCTTGCTTCGTTAATGGATTATACTCCTACG ATACCTGATGAGTTGGTGGAGCATTACTTAGCCAAGAGCGGATTTCAGTCTCCCGATCTTCGATT GACTAGATTGGTTGCTGTTGCCACTCAGAAGTTTGTTGCAGAAGTTGCGGGTGATGCACTTCA GCACTGCAAAGCAAGACAAGCAACAATTCCAAAAGATAAAAGGGACAGGCAGCAGAAG GATAAGCGCCTTGTTTTGACGATGGAAGACCTAACAAAGGCGCTGCACGAT TATGGGGTGAATGTGAGGCACCAAGAATATTTTGCTGACAGCCCTTCTACTGGAATGGATCCTGCTACTCGAGACGAATGA
- the LOC112728414 gene encoding uncharacterized protein, whose protein sequence is MVLHREQELLLSSPFIDPSKGDGGKSGGMSIEKKIEFLESLTGKVTNRRSRRWLNDRLLMELVPRLNAEEIRGLFAPPPWGEEVPPSTFSMTNVEEWDRFRNIDMDKEVNMIHAFENSLDKRKGRVDADKLAVLNGWHRVDCRTREALRRSSVSELIEGYEECIRTFITKSSDGDVLELQIQDPFRRLLLHGVCEFYNLASDTVTDMNGGVESSKMTKIKKKKRGSPQLPNITLCHFLKMSKEGSW, encoded by the exons ATGGTTCTTCACCGAGAACAAgagcttcttctctcttctcctttcATTGACCCTTCTAAAG GAGATGGTGGAAAATCTGGTGGGATGTCAATTGAGAAGAAGATTGAGTTCCTTGAGAGCTTGACTGGAAAG GTTACAAATCGAAGATCCCGTAGGTGGTTAAACGATCGTCTCCTGATGGAACTGGTTCCACGATTAAATGCGGAGGAAATCAGAGGCTTGTTTGCTCCACCACCATGGG GTGAAGAAGTTCCACCTTCAACATTTTCCATGACTAATGTGGAAGAGTGGGACAGATTCAGGAATATAGACATGGATAAAGAG GTCAATATGATCCATGCTTTCGAAAACTCTTTAGACAAGAGGAAAGGCCGTGTTGATGCTGACAAGTTGGCAGTATTGAATGGTTGGCATAGAGTTGATTGTCGAACAAGAGAGGCACTTCGACGCAGCTCTGTTTCCGAACTCATAGAGGGTTATGAG GAATGTATACGGACGTTTATAACGAAAAGCTCGGATGGAGATGTTCTTGAGCTGCAAATTCAGGATCCTTTTAGGAGATTGTTACTGCATGGTGTTTGTGAG TTCTACAACTTGGCCTCAGATACAGTGACAGATATGAATGGTGGTGTGGAGTCATCAAAGATgacaaagataaagaagaagaaaaggggttCTCCTCAGCTTCCAAATATCACTCTCTGCCACTTTCTGAAGATGTCCAAGGAAGGAAGTTGGTAA